GAAATCACGCCTACCGGCTTAGTCGATAAACAGATGACTTATGACGAGTATCTTGAAAACGAAGAACTGCAGAAGCAAATAGCTGGGATGTATGTATAATCTCCAAAAACCCTCGGAATGGCCTCCGGGGGTTTTTGCTTTCGAATAATCAGCTTCTTTTCTGTTTCCTTCTTGAGGAATCTGCTGCTTTGCTTCCTGTTTCACTTGCCGTAGTTCCCTGGCCTTCCACCTGGCTTGAATTCAATCCAATCGTTGAGGGATCTTTTTTCCGCTTATTTGACATACCTGCACCTCCTTTGCCTCTATTTATTATTGTGAAGCTCAGAGAATAATTTATTCTTTCCGAGGACAAGTTAAATGGGTGAGGAGGTGTGAAGGATGGCTAGAGTAGGTGTAGAACAATCTTTATCTAATATCTCTGAGGCATTGCGTGAAAAAGGTTATGACGTTGTAGAACTTCGCCAGGAGTCAGATGCACAGGGCTGTGATTTTTGCGTCATCAGCGGCATCGATTCAAATGTCATGGGTATGCAGGATGTCGTTACCCAGGGTTCTGTCATAGAAGCAAACGGTCTTTCAGCTGAGGATGTTCTCAGGCAGATTGATCAAAAGTCAGGACAAATCCAATAAGAATTACCTAAACTGCCGATTGGCAGTTTTTCTTTTCCCCCTTGTCTTTCACTATCCCCAATTAATGATATTTTCACTAACTTGTGATATTTTCTTTATATAGCTTTGCTCTAATTTCGATATAATCAGTTATATCCATTGTTAATGATTAAAAGCTTTTTAAGGGGATGTCCTTGTTTGAGAAAATTACATATTTTCCTCTTCGCAGTTTTGTTTACCTTTATTACTGGATGCGGGACCAATAGCCATTCAAAAGAAAAAGAACTTACCGTATCTGCAGCTTCAAGCCTCCAGGAAGCATTAAAAGAAACGGGAGATATGTTCATGAAACAGAATCCCGATATAAAAATTGTATTCAATTTTGGCGGTTCCGGCTCCCTGCAGCAGCAAATCTCCCATGGAGCACCGGTGGATTTATTTGTGTCCGCAGCTGAGGATCAATTCAATATTTTAATGTCGAAACAACTTATTGACCAAAAAAATCATGTGAAACTACTAAAAAACGAATTAGTTTTGATTACTAAAAATAATAACCAAACCATTCGTTCTTTAAAATCACTAACAGATCAAGAGGTTTCCAGAATTGCTATCGGGACGCCGGAAACTGTTCCTGCTGGCATGTACGCAAAGCAAGCTCTGACTTCTTTACATATCTGGAATGATATCGAACAAAAAATCATTCCGACAAAGGACGTCCGCCAGGTGCTATCCTATGTAGAATCAGGAAATGTAGAAGCTGGCATCGTTTATAAAACTGATGCCATGATTTCTGATAAAGTAAAGGTTATACCTTTTCAGAATGAAGCCTTACATGATCCAATCATTTACCCTGCAGGTGTCATTGCGGGAACTAATCATCAGGAAGAAGCAATCAAGTTCCTCAACTTCCTGAAAGGAAAAGAAGCAATGAAAATTCTTAAAAAATATGGCTTTAATGCAGCATTGGAATGATTATTAATGAGCAGTGATTTTTGGACTCCGATCAAACTGTCAGTTGAGATTGCATCCATGTCCATGGTGTTTGTTTTTATATTCGGTCTTTTTTCTGCGAAATTCATGGCAAAAAGACGTTTCTTTGGAAAAACAGCAGTAGAAACACTCTTGACCCTTCCTTTAGTTCTCCCCCCAACTGTTGTTGGTTTTATATTAATCATTATTTTTGGCATAAATAGCCCGATAGGAAGAATGGTTGAAAATTTATTTGGCAGTACCATTATGTTTACCTGGTGGGCAGCCGTAATCGCAGCATCAGTTGTGGCCTTCCCTTTAATGTATCAGTCTGCTAAAACAGGTTTCCTTCAAGTAGATCCTGGAGCAGAAGAAGCAGCAAGAGTAGATGGAGCAAATGAAATTAAAGTGTTTTGGCATGTAACATTGCCCCTATCATCAAGAACACTTGTTACAGGGTTGATTCTCAGCTTTGCAAGGGCTCTTGGCGAATTTGGAGCAACACTTATGTTTGCCGGCAATCTGCCCGGAAGAACTCAGACTGCCCCAACAGCGATCTATATGGCCATTGAGTCCGGAGATATGGCATCTGCCTGGCTCTGGGTTATAGCCATGATTGGGATATCTTTTCTCATGTTGCTTTCAACTTCATTATTAAAAGAATAAGAATGACTGACCTAATTGCCGCTCTCTGTCATTTTAGAAATTTTTCTTTTCAGTCGATTTTTTGTCTTATATAACAAGGGGAAGCCAATTTTATTGGCTTCCCCTTGTCATTACATTTAAATCATTGCATCAAGTTTCTATCTTTTTACATCACTTACTCCAGATACTAAAATCTTCACCGGATTCCCGACTTTCTTTTTTTCATCATCAACCAAATCCCCAGACAATATTTCTACTTTATCAAGGGATTCGATATCTTCAATGATAAAACCAAGATTTCCTCGCTTCTTTTGTCCCGCTACTATCTCACCATTAAGTTCTTCAAGATAAAAATCATCTTCCCATGTTTTACGGATTGTATCATTGATATTTAACATTGCTACTGGCCCAAAGTGCAAATTTTCCTTTGAAGTATTCTTAACTTCAACGCCAATTTTTACAAAATCAAATTCTTCGTCATGTGTATAAGCATGGAAGAAATCAATGAGGCCGTACGCAGGAACAAAGTGCAGTAATTTAACATCCTTTACTGTATATTCAATTTCGTTCAGGTTAAAGGTCTTATTAACTTCTTTAACTTGCTTAAGAGTTAATTCTCCTTTCTCGTCAGTTAAAGAATCCCCTGCTTTCTTCAGATTCACGTCCTCTGTTACTTGCGGATTCGGAACATATACATCTGTATTCTTCTTTTTTAGTTTCTCAGCAAGGGTTGCAGTTGGCGCACTCTCCTTTTTTGTCTCGGCTTCGGCAAAAGAACAGGCTGAAAGCATTGAAACAGCCAGCACCAAAAGTAAATATTTTTTCATCTTGATAACCCCTTTTCAGAAAACTTCCCGCAGATCCAAGTTTTCTGCGGGAGTGATGGATTTATTTTTTTCTCTTGCCGTTTGCCAGGATATCAAAAATGTTTTTAGCATTGTCAGTGTTGTCGATTTGTCCAAAGAAACGTTCTTTTCCAGGACCGAACGCATACACAGGTACGTCTTCTCCAGTGTGTCCGCCTGTGGTCCAGCCGGTATGTGAACGCTTATCAAAGATCTTTTCTATAGCGTTGTCAATGTCCACAATTTTTTTTGTTGCAACTGTCTTTACAGATTCAATTTCTTCAGAAGTCAGCTCTGGTTCGCCCACTGATGCAAAGTCAATATATTTCTTTAAAGTTTCTTCTACACCTGCACCGTTAGCAATTTCTGCAGCCATGAAATCCGGTGTGCGTTTTGCTGCCTTGATTGGGGCTCCGAACCAGTTGTAGATTCCGTCAGCACCGATAGAATATCCGCCAGTTGAGTGGTCAGCAGTCGCTACAACTAGTGTGTGCTTGTCCTTTTTCGCGAATTCGATTGCCGCTTTGTATGCTTTCTCGAAGTCTTCCATTTCACTCATTGCAGCTACAATATCGTTGTCATGACCTGCCCAGTCTACCTGGCTACCTTCTACCATCAGGAAGAATCCATCTTGATCCTTGTTTAGACGTTCTATTGCTGATTTTGTCATGTCTTCAAGAGAAGGCGTTTCTTCTTTGCGGTCGATCATTTTGTTCATACCGCCTTTTGCAAAAAGACCAAGGACTTGTTTATTAGTGTCTTTCAGCAACTCTTCTTTGTTTGTAACATAACTAAAACCGTCTTTTTTGAATTCTTCTGTCAGGTTCCTGTCTGGACGTACAAAGTTGCTTACCCCGCCGCCAAGCATTACATCAATTTTATGTTTGCCATTCACCATTTCATCATAATAATCATCAGCTATGGCATTCATATTCTTACGATTTTCATCGTGTGAACCAAAAGATGCTGGAGTTGCATGTGTGATTTCCGAAGTGGCTACTAGACCCGTTGCTTTTCCGGTTTCCTTGGCAGCTTCCAGAACTGTCTTCACTTCAGAACCATCATTATCAACTGCGATTGCCGCATTATAAGTTTTGATTCCTGCAGACATTGCTGTTGCTGCTGAAGCAGAGTCAGTTACATTTTGCTTAGGATCTTCAGGATAAGTCATCTGTGTTCCAACAAGGTATTTATCAAATTCCGTCCTCTCAGCCATTGCTGTTTCTGGGTTGTCCTTCAAGTAACGGTATGCTGATGTATAAGAAACCCCCATTCCGTCACCAATTAAGAAAATCACATTTTTAATTTCTGCACGGTTATCTGCTTGTTCATTTTTCGCTTCTGCATTGAATGTACCCATCAAGCTGCCGAACGCTACAGTTGACAGGACAGCGATCGGAAGAATCTTCTTTTTAAAATTAGTTTTAATCACTACAAGACCTCCAGACAAGTTATTTACTACGCTTCCTACTATAATGCCAATCTATTAATCTTTTATTAACATAGTGTAAAAATACTTTAATTCATTGTAAAACCTGTTTACAATCCAATCTTTCACTACCAAGACAGAAAACACCAGAATAAGAGCAGCAAAAAAAGCAGGCGATCTCACCTGCTTCTAAATCTCCTGTGCTTTTTTTGTTTCCTGTTCAGCACCCACATAGCAGAAGCCATAATTAGCAGACCGAAGCCAAATAGGGCGTTAAGAGATAAAATCCCGCTTTGCTCAGGTTTTTCTGAAGTTTTCTTCACTTCGGGTTTCTTTTCGATTAGCGGTTTTAGTTCAACAGTTTGAATGGTTTTGCCGCTGCCATTCTCCACTCTTAATGTTCCGCCTTCATCAATCACTCTTTTACTTTGTTGTATCGGCTCAGTCATATACAAGTCTTCGCCAGCCTTATATTTCAACTTACCGCTTTTGAATTGCTCACCTTTTCTGACCTGAACAGACTTGAAATTCGCAAACCCAAATTCAAAAAGTTTTTTTGTATCCTCATAAATTTCCCGCTTGAATTCTGATTTCAGCAAAATGGCAGTCAATTTAATCTTGCCATTTTCTGCTGTTGTGGCGAGTGTTTGTTTTGATTGATCCACAAAACCGGTTTTCCCGCCTGTTACTGCTTCATAAGGGATTTCTCCCTTAAGCATGCGGTGATGGGAATGGATAGTGGTATCCCAGGATTCCCCATCCCACTCCATTTCCTTAGTTCCAAATATCTCGCGGAACTCTGGATTCTTCATCGCATAGTTTAATATCAAGCCCATGTCTTTTGCTGTCGTATAATGATTGTCATCGTACAGACCATGGGGATTTACAAAATGAGTATCCTTGACCCCGATACGGGACTCCAGGAAGTCGTTGATGCTTTTTGTGTACTTGTCCTTGGATCCATCCAGGTGGATCGCTATAGCAAGTGCGGCATCATTTCCAGAATTAATCAACATGCCCTGGATGAGCTTCCTTAATGTCACCTGTTCACCTGGATTGAGGTAAACTCTTGTACCATCGATTTTCTCAATTTCATCGGTTACAGTTACTTGGTCATCCATATTCGCTGTTTCCATTGCATAAATGGCTGTTGCAATCTTTGTCAGGCTGGCAGGATACATTTTCGCTTCTTCATTCTTACCATATAGCACAGCACCAGACTGCATGTCCATCAAAATGGCAGCTTCCGTCGTCAAAACGGGTTCCTCTGGATTTTCTGCCTTCACCAATTCTGATGAAGAAAATATTGAAATAAACAATAACAGGGCCAAAACTCTTTTCATTAAACCACATCCAGTGTCCTTATCTCTCCATTCATTTTATCAGAATGGTGTCGAAATTTGTTTTGTGTTACTATATTTTAATCTAACTGGAATAATCAGAAAAGCTTGTAAAGAAAAAACACAATTTGGCCTGGCTATGCTTATTCCTGGCCATTAAAAACAATATTTTCAAGATAACGTATATAAACATCATCTTTTGCAAGAGCAGCTCCATGTTTTCTTTTTAGGAAACGTTCAGCTTCTTCAAATTTTTCAAATGGTCCCTGCCGTTCATTACTTTCCTCCTTGATAAAATACCTGCTGCCATCCGTGTATATCAGGAACATATCCCGCTCCCGGTTCTCATAAATGCACCCATTTTTGGATTCTTTAAGGTTATAACTATTTTTAAAAGCATCCGGTTTGACCGGCTCCAGCGGGAAAACTTCTTCAACATATCGTTTATATGCTTCACCGTTGATCGTGCAGCCTGATGCTTTAGCATGGCCGCCTCCTCCAAATTTCCCTGCTATTGCTGATACATCAGTATGATCATGTATAGTTCTGAAACTGATTTTCTTCCCGCCTAAATTCAGAATCGCAATATAATCCAGATGCGGATTCTCCTTCCCTAGTTCGTTTCCCAATTCCGAATGATAGGATTCTGCATGAACAACTCCGCCATAAATGCCCTCATGCTCGATTTGAATAATTTCTCTTTTTTTCCGCCTAATATAGCGCTCAATCTTACCGTCTTCCATTTCCAAAAGTTTTCGTTCGAATTCATCAAAATCAAATTCTGTATCTGTCTGGAGCCGGGCAATCATTCTATCTTCAAATTCTTCAATCGATAACATGAAAAATAAATCATTCAGGTTTTTCGCCTTGAAATTCTGGTGAATATCCCATTCCCATGTATCATACTGGCGGACTAGCTCAACAAATTCTTCAAGTGCTCGATTTCCAGCCAAATGTCCATTGCTTTTCAAATATTCATACACTAGTGAAGCTGCACTGGTAAGTGTACCTGATTCATCTTCTACTTTTACATCTCCCCAGCTATAGTTATTGAAATGCAGAGCTGTTTTATGGTGGTCAATCAGCTTTGCCGTCCCCCCTTCACCGACAAAAAGGTTGATTTTTTCAGTTACTTCATGATTGACGGAAAGATCCGTTATGTAAAGGTGGTCCTCTTTCTTCATACGCTCGTTCATTCTCTCAAAATATTTCTCCACCTGAAAGTTCAATCCAGATACAGAATTATAACGAATATCTGCTTTTTCACCGAATGTAAGCCTGAACAGAATCCCGCACGTTACGCCATCCAAATCGTTATGTGTAAATAAACGGTACATAATTTCCTCCTTCGCTTTTGCAAAGCTGTTTTCTCTTCAAGAGCCTAATTAATAGTCTGTTGTTGGCCAGATAATCTATACAAAAGAAAATCGCAAAAATTAGACAAGTTCAACAAGGGGACGAGCATAGATATTTAGAGAGGATCAAAGGAGGTGAAAACATGCATTTCTTTGTATTTAAAAAAAGGACAATATATTTCTTTGGACTAATTGTCTTCCTTGCCATCATTGGTTCCATTTGGGTTAATTTAAAACCTGATGCAACTCCAGCCATTGGCGGACAGACTGGACAAATCCGGGAAATTCACATGGTGACTGGAGAATTTAAATCAACCACAGATGACGGCAAGGAAATAGAAGCATATCGCTGGGATCCAGGGACCATCTTTCTGGAAAAAGGGGAAAAGGTACGCTTAAAAATTCGTGGAATTAACGGTAAGGAACATCCTTTCATCATAGAAGGAACAGATATTAAAGGCGTTATTAAAAAAGGAGAAGAAACCGTTGTGCCTTTGCAGTTTGATAAAGAAGGAACCTATAGGCTGATTTGCCTAACCCACCCATCAGCGGAACAAAACGGGCCGATGATCGCCTATATTGTGGTGGATTAATTTCCAAGGAAGAACAAGAACAGGACTGTAATCCTGTTCTTTTCTCATTTATGGATCTTAATAAGTATATATATAATCCATCACGAGGTATCAATGGCTATTTCATTGAAACTTGGTGACTAGAATGATCGTTGTTCAGGTTGTTATCTCGCTTGGAGATCAGAATAGATTTTTATGAAAGTATTCCAAAGTTAGATACAAATTTGACACAAAACATACAAATCACTATACGCACGGTGGAAACAATTACTGATAGGATTAAATACATAAAGATATTTATATATAACAGGACAAACAATATTCCCGCTAATTATAGTACAGTTTTAAATTAGCAAAAAACAAAAACGCAATTACCAAATGGTATTACTAGATTGTTCATATTTTCACAAATATGTCACACTCATTCTGTTATATTCGTAGTATGATGAAAATGTAGTAACTGTTATATAAACATCCACTTTAGAGGTGAACTTAAATGGAACAATGGAAAGGCTTTAAAAATGGAGCTTGGCAAGGAGAAATTAATGTTCGTGATTTCATACTGAAGAACTTCTCTGAATATACAGGGGACGCAAGCTTTCTTGAAGGTGCCACGCAGGAAACACTCCAATTATGGCAGCAAGTAATGGAATTGACGAAACAGGAGCGTGAAAGCGGCGGTGTTCTGGATATGGATACCGAAGTGGTTTCTACGATTACATCTCACGGACCTGGCTATCTTGACCAGAACAAAGAAAAAGTAGTAGGCTTCCAGACCGATAAGCCCTTCAAACGATCAATGCAGCCTTTTGGCGGTATTCGTATGGCTAAGGCAGCATGCGAGGCTTATGGTTATGAATTGGATAAAGAGGTAGAAAAAATCTTTACTGATTTCCGCAAAACACATAACCAGGGCGTATTCGATGTCTATACAAAAGAAATGCTGCAGGCCCGTAAAGCTGGTATCATCACAGGCTTGCCTGATGCATACGGCCGCGGCCGCATAATTGGCGACTATCGCAGGGTTGCGCTGTATGGTGTTGACTTCCTGATGGAACAAAAAAAGAAAGACCACGGAATGACCAGCAGTGTCATGACTGAGGATACGATGCGCTTAAGGGAAGAAATTTCTGAGCAATATCGTTCATTGAATGAATTAAAGCAGCTTGCTCAAAGCTATGGCTATGATATTTCCAAGCCAGCTACCAATGCTGTTGAAGCCTTCCAATGGGTCTACTTCGCATACCTTGCTGCAATTAAAGAGCAGAATGGCGCAGCGATGAGCCTTGGCCGTGTTGCGACTTTCCTGGATATCTATATTGAACGAGATCTGCAAAATGGCACAATTACTGAAAAAGAAGCACAGGAGCTAGTTGACCACTTTGTCATGAAGCTGCGTCTTGTAAAGTTCGCACGCACACCTGATTATAACGAATTATTCAGCGGTGACCCTACCTGGGTAACAGAATCAATCGGCGGTATGGCTAATAACGGACAGTCTCTTGTAACAAAGAACTCTTTCCGTTTCCTTCACACTCTCGATAACCTTGGTCCTGCACCGGAGCCTAACCTTACTGTGTTATGGTCCCCTTCCCTGCCAGAGCACTTCAAGAAATATTGTGCTGAAATGTCTATAAAGACCAGCTCGATCCAATACGAAAACGACGATTTGATGCGTTGTGAATATGGTGATGACTACGGGATTGCCTGCTGCGTATCTGCAATGGAGATCGGAAAACAGATGCAATTCTTCGGTGCGCGTGCCAATCTTGCAAAAGCTTTGCTCTATGCAATCAATGGCGGTGTCGATGAGAAACTAAAGATTCAAGTCGCTCCAGCTTTAAGCCCGATCACTTCCGATGTCCTTGACTATAAGGAAGTAATGGCCAAATTCGATAATGTAATGGAATGGCTTGCTGGCCTTTACATCAATACGCTCAATGTCATCCATTACATGCATGATAAATACAGCTACGAAAGAATCGAAATGGCGCTTCACGATACAGAAGTCCTTCGTACAATGGCAACGGGGATTGCAGGGTTGAGTGTGGTGGCTGATTCATTAAGCGCCATCAAGTATGCCAAAGTCAAGGTCATCCGTGACGAAAATGGCATCGCTGTCGATTTTGAAACAGAGGGTGACTTCCCTAAATACGGCAACAATGATGACCGTGTTGACAGCATTGCTGTTGAACTTGTTAAAAACTTCATGACAAAGCTGCGAAAGCACCCGACATATCGTAATTCTGTCCATACTATGTCAATTTTAACAATCACTTCAAACGTGGTTTATGGTAAAAAGACAGGTAATACACCGGATGGAAGACGTGCTGGTGAACCATTCGCGCCAGGTGCTAACCCAATGCACGGCCGTGATACTAAAGGGACACTCGCTTCACTGTCTTCTGTTGCAAAACTGCCATACAGCTATGCTTTAGACGGAATTTCAAATACCTTCTCCATCGTGCCAAAAGCACTTGGCAAAGATGAAGAAAGCAGAACAAACAACCTTGTATCCATCCTTGATGGATATGCAATCAAGGATGGACATCACTTGAACGTTAACGTATTCAACCGGGAGACTCTATTAAACGCAATGGAACATCCTGAAGAGTATCCTCAGTTGACAATCCGTGTTTCTGGTTACGCCGTGAATTTCATCAAGCTGACACGCGAACAGCAGCTGGATGTTATCAATCGTACTTTCCATGAAACAATGTAAAAAAATATTTTGAACTGAACAGGAGTTGCCTTTCCCACTGCGGGAACTCCTGTTTTACTGAAAGGGGAATTCATCATGATCGGAAACATTCATTCTATTGAGACTTTTGGAACCGTAGACGGACCTGGTATCCGCTATGTCATCTTCACACAGGGCTGCCTGCTTCGCTGCCAATTTTGCCATAATGCAGATACTTGGGAGATTGGCAAAGGCAAACAGATGTCTGTTTCCGAAATCATTGATGATTTGAAATCTTATCTGCCATTCATTGAAGCCTCCGGCGGCGGAATCACTGTCAGCGGCGGCGAACCACTATTACAAATCCCTTTTATTACTGAACTTTTCAAAGAGTGCAAGAAGCTAGGAGTACACACTGCCATTGATTCATCAGGCGGCTGTTACTCAAGCGCCCCTCTTTTCCAACAACAGCTTGCTGAACTCTTAAAGTATACTGATTTGATTCTACTGGACTTAAAACATATTAACAGAAAAAAACATATCCAACTGACAGGCATGGCAAATGAACATATCCTTGATTTCGCACGCCACCTATCAAAGCATAATGTACCCGTATGGATTCGGC
The nucleotide sequence above comes from Mesobacillus jeotgali. Encoded proteins:
- a CDS encoding YuzL family protein, giving the protein MSNKRKKDPSTIGLNSSQVEGQGTTASETGSKAADSSRRKQKRS
- a CDS encoding YkuS family protein — protein: MARVGVEQSLSNISEALREKGYDVVELRQESDAQGCDFCVISGIDSNVMGMQDVVTQGSVIEANGLSAEDVLRQIDQKSGQIQ
- the modA gene encoding molybdate ABC transporter substrate-binding protein, encoding MRKLHIFLFAVLFTFITGCGTNSHSKEKELTVSAASSLQEALKETGDMFMKQNPDIKIVFNFGGSGSLQQQISHGAPVDLFVSAAEDQFNILMSKQLIDQKNHVKLLKNELVLITKNNNQTIRSLKSLTDQEVSRIAIGTPETVPAGMYAKQALTSLHIWNDIEQKIIPTKDVRQVLSYVESGNVEAGIVYKTDAMISDKVKVIPFQNEALHDPIIYPAGVIAGTNHQEEAIKFLNFLKGKEAMKILKKYGFNAALE
- the modB gene encoding molybdate ABC transporter permease subunit yields the protein MSSDFWTPIKLSVEIASMSMVFVFIFGLFSAKFMAKRRFFGKTAVETLLTLPLVLPPTVVGFILIIIFGINSPIGRMVENLFGSTIMFTWWAAVIAASVVAFPLMYQSAKTGFLQVDPGAEEAARVDGANEIKVFWHVTLPLSSRTLVTGLILSFARALGEFGATLMFAGNLPGRTQTAPTAIYMAIESGDMASAWLWVIAMIGISFLMLLSTSLLKE
- a CDS encoding DUF4352 domain-containing protein, giving the protein MKKYLLLVLAVSMLSACSFAEAETKKESAPTATLAEKLKKKNTDVYVPNPQVTEDVNLKKAGDSLTDEKGELTLKQVKEVNKTFNLNEIEYTVKDVKLLHFVPAYGLIDFFHAYTHDEEFDFVKIGVEVKNTSKENLHFGPVAMLNINDTIRKTWEDDFYLEELNGEIVAGQKKRGNLGFIIEDIESLDKVEILSGDLVDDEKKKVGNPVKILVSGVSDVKR
- a CDS encoding alkaline phosphatase; amino-acid sequence: MIKTNFKKKILPIAVLSTVAFGSLMGTFNAEAKNEQADNRAEIKNVIFLIGDGMGVSYTSAYRYLKDNPETAMAERTEFDKYLVGTQMTYPEDPKQNVTDSASAATAMSAGIKTYNAAIAVDNDGSEVKTVLEAAKETGKATGLVATSEITHATPASFGSHDENRKNMNAIADDYYDEMVNGKHKIDVMLGGGVSNFVRPDRNLTEEFKKDGFSYVTNKEELLKDTNKQVLGLFAKGGMNKMIDRKEETPSLEDMTKSAIERLNKDQDGFFLMVEGSQVDWAGHDNDIVAAMSEMEDFEKAYKAAIEFAKKDKHTLVVATADHSTGGYSIGADGIYNWFGAPIKAAKRTPDFMAAEIANGAGVEETLKKYIDFASVGEPELTSEEIESVKTVATKKIVDIDNAIEKIFDKRSHTGWTTGGHTGEDVPVYAFGPGKERFFGQIDNTDNAKNIFDILANGKRKK
- a CDS encoding D-alanyl-D-alanine carboxypeptidase family protein, coding for MKRVLALLLFISIFSSSELVKAENPEEPVLTTEAAILMDMQSGAVLYGKNEEAKMYPASLTKIATAIYAMETANMDDQVTVTDEIEKIDGTRVYLNPGEQVTLRKLIQGMLINSGNDAALAIAIHLDGSKDKYTKSINDFLESRIGVKDTHFVNPHGLYDDNHYTTAKDMGLILNYAMKNPEFREIFGTKEMEWDGESWDTTIHSHHRMLKGEIPYEAVTGGKTGFVDQSKQTLATTAENGKIKLTAILLKSEFKREIYEDTKKLFEFGFANFKSVQVRKGEQFKSGKLKYKAGEDLYMTEPIQQSKRVIDEGGTLRVENGSGKTIQTVELKPLIEKKPEVKKTSEKPEQSGILSLNALFGFGLLIMASAMWVLNRKQKKHRRFRSR
- a CDS encoding DHH family phosphoesterase, with amino-acid sequence MYRLFTHNDLDGVTCGILFRLTFGEKADIRYNSVSGLNFQVEKYFERMNERMKKEDHLYITDLSVNHEVTEKINLFVGEGGTAKLIDHHKTALHFNNYSWGDVKVEDESGTLTSAASLVYEYLKSNGHLAGNRALEEFVELVRQYDTWEWDIHQNFKAKNLNDLFFMLSIEEFEDRMIARLQTDTEFDFDEFERKLLEMEDGKIERYIRRKKREIIQIEHEGIYGGVVHAESYHSELGNELGKENPHLDYIAILNLGGKKISFRTIHDHTDVSAIAGKFGGGGHAKASGCTINGEAYKRYVEEVFPLEPVKPDAFKNSYNLKESKNGCIYENRERDMFLIYTDGSRYFIKEESNERQGPFEKFEEAERFLKRKHGAALAKDDVYIRYLENIVFNGQE
- a CDS encoding cupredoxin domain-containing protein is translated as MHFFVFKKRTIYFFGLIVFLAIIGSIWVNLKPDATPAIGGQTGQIREIHMVTGEFKSTTDDGKEIEAYRWDPGTIFLEKGEKVRLKIRGINGKEHPFIIEGTDIKGVIKKGEETVVPLQFDKEGTYRLICLTHPSAEQNGPMIAYIVVD
- the pflB gene encoding formate C-acetyltransferase, which codes for MEQWKGFKNGAWQGEINVRDFILKNFSEYTGDASFLEGATQETLQLWQQVMELTKQERESGGVLDMDTEVVSTITSHGPGYLDQNKEKVVGFQTDKPFKRSMQPFGGIRMAKAACEAYGYELDKEVEKIFTDFRKTHNQGVFDVYTKEMLQARKAGIITGLPDAYGRGRIIGDYRRVALYGVDFLMEQKKKDHGMTSSVMTEDTMRLREEISEQYRSLNELKQLAQSYGYDISKPATNAVEAFQWVYFAYLAAIKEQNGAAMSLGRVATFLDIYIERDLQNGTITEKEAQELVDHFVMKLRLVKFARTPDYNELFSGDPTWVTESIGGMANNGQSLVTKNSFRFLHTLDNLGPAPEPNLTVLWSPSLPEHFKKYCAEMSIKTSSIQYENDDLMRCEYGDDYGIACCVSAMEIGKQMQFFGARANLAKALLYAINGGVDEKLKIQVAPALSPITSDVLDYKEVMAKFDNVMEWLAGLYINTLNVIHYMHDKYSYERIEMALHDTEVLRTMATGIAGLSVVADSLSAIKYAKVKVIRDENGIAVDFETEGDFPKYGNNDDRVDSIAVELVKNFMTKLRKHPTYRNSVHTMSILTITSNVVYGKKTGNTPDGRRAGEPFAPGANPMHGRDTKGTLASLSSVAKLPYSYALDGISNTFSIVPKALGKDEESRTNNLVSILDGYAIKDGHHLNVNVFNRETLLNAMEHPEEYPQLTIRVSGYAVNFIKLTREQQLDVINRTFHETM
- the pflA gene encoding pyruvate formate-lyase-activating protein; this encodes MIGNIHSIETFGTVDGPGIRYVIFTQGCLLRCQFCHNADTWEIGKGKQMSVSEIIDDLKSYLPFIEASGGGITVSGGEPLLQIPFITELFKECKKLGVHTAIDSSGGCYSSAPLFQQQLAELLKYTDLILLDLKHINRKKHIQLTGMANEHILDFARHLSKHNVPVWIRHVLVPGVTNNVEDLTELGEFIGTLDNILKLEVLPYHKLGVYKWEALGLEYPLKEVEPPSEEEVERAYKLLTAKTILN